A stretch of DNA from Granulicella pectinivorans:
CTGAATCTTGCGGAAGCCTCCGTCGGCCTTCACGTTCGACGGCGTATACGTAATCGTGTAGTAGCTCGATCCGTTCTCGATCGCCTTCTCCACCGCGTCGGCCAGCCCGTTCGTATTCACAAACGCCTCGCCGCCCGTCTCCGACGCCATCTGCCGCATCGTGATGTGCTCATCGGCAATCTTGCCAAGCGCATCGCTGTTCGCCTTCGCAAACGCAGCCGGATTCCTTGCATACTTTGAATTGTTCTGCGACGCGTTGAACACCGGCGAGCTCTGCAAGCCGCGTGCATCGATCGGATACACCGCCACCTGCGCTTTTGTCAGCAGTCCGGTCGTCTCGCGAAACTCATCCCCCATATCTGCCATCGCCGCGAACGGATCCTGAAGATCGCCGTCCGGCAGGATCGACAGCGGGAACGAACCCGAGAACCAGATCAGGTTCTTCCGGCCCTGGAACGCCGAGAGATAGCGCGCCAGCACGTTCATCGCGTCCATCGTATAGCGCACCCGAAGCTGCGTTTGGAAGCTCTGCGTCTGAGCCTCGAACTGCTGCACATTCGCAATCGTGTCAGCCGACGCACCCATATCCGTCAGCGTATCCGACACCGCCGTTTCGCTTGACGAGTCCAGCAGAGGCGACTGTCCCGGAAGGTTCTTCTTCGCTTCCAGCGCAGCCAGCAACACCTTCGGATCGCTCGTAAAACCCTGCAGGTACACCAGTTGCCGGTTCAGCCCGAACACCGCCAGCCGCGTCCCCGGCTTCATCGTCTTGATGAACTGCACCAGCTGCTGGTGCAGAAATGCCTGCGAATCCACCGGCGTATTCAGTCTGTCGATCAGCAGCACATTGAGCGGCCCGCTCTCCGGCACTGCCGTCAGGTTGGTAAATACACCCGGCGGCAGAGGTCCTGTCGGAGCCGTCGGCGGGGCGACCGTCGCCGGCGTATGCTCTTCAAGCGTCTTCACCGTCTGTGCCGTACCCGCCTCGCGCACCTGAAAGTCCGAGGCCTTCAACCCATGGATCGCCTTGTGATTCTTATCCGTCACCACGACATCCAGAATCACAAGGTTCGACTGTGCCTTCAGCGTCGTCACCACACCCGTTCCCGGTGCGGGAGCCTGAGCCACGGGGGCATTGGCCGTAGGCGCCGCCGGCAGCGCCGGAGCAGCGGGCGCTGCAGTCTGGGCCACAGTCGCAAACGGAAGAGCCAGGGTAAAACCAAAAAGCAGGGCAGGGAACGAACGTGTCATCGAATCTCCGGAGCTGGAACCAGCGTGACCCAAGTCTAGACCAACCCGTCACCCCAAGAAAGTCCGGTCGATAACCCGCATAGAACCATGCGCTGCCGAACATTGCCCGGCCCTCGGTTGTCCGGAAACAAAACTCCAGGCAACGCGAGGGCCAGAAACGTCTGCGCAGGCACCATCCGGAGAACAGTCAGGCACGGATCGCCCTGCGGGCAACGGTCCTCCCTCAGAACAAGCCTTTCTAGACCGTAACTGCCCTCAGCCGAGCCGGCTCAGGCATCTCGCCCATCGCCTTGATCGACTCCGAGAAAGGCGCCCGCAGCACGCCGCGCTCCGTGATAATTGCCGTAATGTACTTCGCCGGTGTCACATCGAACGCGGGATTCTCGATCGCCACACCGTGCGGCGTCATCTGCTTCCCGTTCGAGTGCGTGACCTCGAGCGCCGACCTCTGCTCGATCGGAATCCCATCGCCCGTAGCGGTCGCCTGGTCGATCGTCGACCACGGCGCGGCCACATAAAACGGAATCCCATGCTCCTTCGCCAGGATCGAAACGCCATATGTGCCGATCTTGTTCGCCGTATCGCCATTGGCCGCAATGCGATCCGCGCCCACGATCACAGCCTGAATCCGTCCCTTGCCCATCAGGTGCGCGGCCATGTTGTCGCACAGCACCGTCGTGGGAATGTTGTCTTTCATCAGCTCCCAGGCGGTCAGGCGAGCGCCCTGCAGAAACGGCCGCGTCTCATCGGCAAACACATCGATCTCGTGCCCAGCCTCGATGGCCGCGCGAATCACGCCCAGAGCCGATCCATACCCGCACGTCGCCAGCGCACCCGCGTTGCAATGCGTCAGCACGGTGCCCTTTTGCGGCAGCAGCTCCGCGCCGTTCTTACCCATCTGCTTGCACGCCGCGATATCCTCGTCGTACATCAGGCAGGCCTCGGCGACGACGGCGTCCTTGATCGCCGCAATCGAGTCCCCCGCGGCCTTGCGCTGCTCATACAGATCCCGAATCTTCCCAATCCCCCAGAAGAGGTTGACGGCCGTAGGCCGAGTCCCCGCCAGATGTGAGCAGATCTCCGCGACCTCGACATCCAGTTGGTCGAACGAGGTCGCCCCGCTCCTCAAAATCCCGATCGCCACGCCCATCGCCGCCGAAACCCCAATCGCCGGAGCCCCCCGCACGATCATGTCGCGAATCACGGTTGCGACCTGGATGTAGTCGGTAGCCAGAACGTAGGTCTCTTCAAGCGGAAGCTTGGTCTGATCCAGGAAATTAACGCCGGTAGGAAGCCATTCAAGGGTAGGAATCATATCCCTACCAGTTTACCGCGATAGAGTCATCCCGATGGGGTATCGAGCGAAGCCAGATAGCCTTCCTCCACCAGGCAAAAGCATCCACGCGGAACGATCAGCGTCCAAAGCCCGTATCTAAGCCAACAGCCAAATCAAGAGACCCGACCATGCTCACCCGCCCCGCCCTCCTCATCCGCCTCGAAGCCGCTGCCATCCTGGTCGTAACCCTCGTCGCCTATCACCATCTCCAGGCCAGCGCCGGATGGTTTCGCTTTGCCATACTCTTTCTCACCCCCGACCTCTTCATGCTTGGCTACCTCGCAAACCCCCGCTTCGGCTCCGCCCTCTACAACCTCGGCCACACGGTATGGGTTCCACTCCTCCTCGCCCTCTACGCATGGAACGCCGAGCGCGAGGCCACACTCGCCGTCGCACTCATCTGGATCTCCCATATCGCCTTCGACCGCGTCCTCGGTTACGGCCTCAAATACCCCACGTACTTCAAGGACACCCACCTCCAACACCTCAATGAGCCGATTGGTTGACGCTCCCGAAGGGAATCTGCGCCTGACTGTCGCACTTGCCTCTTCTTCCGTCTTTCCGCCCGTTCCCCACAATCTTTTGCTCATCTTTCCAGCAAGCGCAATGCGACAATAGAAACGAGCATGCGCCGCCTCCTCACACCCCTAGTCCTGATCTCGGCCCTCCTTCTCCCGCTCTCCGGCTGCGGCTACCACCGCGCAGGTTCCGCGACCCACCTTCCCGCCAACGTCCGCACCCTCGACGTCCCCATCTTCACCACTCACTCGCAGGCCTATCGCACCGAGATGACCTTCACCCAGGCCGTCATCCGCGAGCTCGATACCCGCACCAAATACCGCATCCTCACCACGTCCAAGGACAACGACGCCGACGCCACCCTCACCGGCTCGATCCTGTCGCAGACCGTGACCCCGTTGACCTACGACGCCACCTCCGGCCAGACCTCCAGCTACCTCGTCACCATTACCGCCCGCGTCATCCTCACCGCCCGCGACGGCACCATCCTGTATCGCAACGAAGCCCTCACCTACCGCGAGCAGTACCAGTCCACGCAGGACCTCACGCTCTTCGTGCAGGAAGACTCCGCCGCCGTTCGCCGCCTCGCCCGTGACTTCGCCCAGGCCCTCGTCGGCGACATGCTGGAGTCGTTCCAATGACCTCGCCTGTAGCGGCAAAGGCCGCCCCCATCAAATCCTTCGCAGCCAGCGACCGCTTCCTCGCCGAGATCGTCACCTCCGCCCTGCGCCCGGGCTACGTCCTCCTCGGCGACGAGGCCTTCCTCTACCAGCGTTGCCGCGCCGGTGTCCTCGTCGCGCTCGCCCCGCCCGAATCCCGCGACTTCTCCCTCCACGACCTCGACCTCGCCGAAACCACCATCTTCGACGCCCTCGACCTCGCCCGCACTCCGTCCCTGATGGCCCCCTTCCAGGTCATCTTCGTCCGTGGCATCAAGGCCCTCTACGGACGCGGCTCGAAGAAGGAAGAGTTCGCCGCCATCGACAGCTACTTCCGCTCGCCCAACCCGCAGGCCGTCGTCATCTTCGTGGCCGACCACCTCCGCCTCCCCACCGACCTCCGCAAGATGGACATGACGGACAAGGAGCGCTACGAGAAGATCCGCGAGACCCTCGGCGACTGGTGCGGCCTCGTCGAACTGGCCCGCGTAGACGGCCCCGATGCGGTCAAATGGCTGGCCCAGGCTGCCGAGCAGCGCAACATCCAGTTCGACCCCGACGCCGCCCGCGAGCTTGTCGACGCACTCGGAGCCGACATGATGATGGTTGCCAGCGAGTTCGAAAAGCTCGCCCTCTACGTCACCGCCCCCCAAATCGAATCCGGTGGCACACCGCGCATTACCCTGGGCAACGTGGAAACCATGGTCCTCGCCGCCAAGCAGCGCAGCCTCTACGAGCTCACCGACGCGATCAGCGCCAAAGACCGCCCGAAGGCCCTGCTTCTCCTCCACGGCCTCTTGAACGCGAGCGACGGAGGCGAAGACTCCTCCATCGGCCACCTCTACATGCTCGCCCGCACCTTCCGCCAGATGCTCATCATCCACGAGAAGAACGTGCGCGACTCCCGCGCGATCTGGTCGGTCCTCTGGCAGGGCTTCCGCATGCCGCCCTTCGCCGCCGAAGACCTCATCCGCCAGGCCCGCCGCTACAAGTCCCGCTCTGCCCTCACCCGTGCGTTGCGCCTCGTCGCGAAGGCCGACCTTGAGCTGCGCTCTTCCCCGGCGAATAAGCTCCTGGTCCTCGAGCGCCTCATCCTGGCCCTCGCCAGCGACCCACCCCGCACCTACGAGAACACGCACCAGTTCGCCATGGAGCTCTAAGAAACTTCTCTCAACAAAGTCTTCTTCGTTGCCTGTTCTGTCCGTTCTGTGCATTTTTCCGCAG
This window harbors:
- a CDS encoding VWA domain-containing protein is translated as MTRSFPALLFGFTLALPFATVAQTAAPAAPALPAAPTANAPVAQAPAPGTGVVTTLKAQSNLVILDVVVTDKNHKAIHGLKASDFQVREAGTAQTVKTLEEHTPATVAPPTAPTGPLPPGVFTNLTAVPESGPLNVLLIDRLNTPVDSQAFLHQQLVQFIKTMKPGTRLAVFGLNRQLVYLQGFTSDPKVLLAALEAKKNLPGQSPLLDSSSETAVSDTLTDMGASADTIANVQQFEAQTQSFQTQLRVRYTMDAMNVLARYLSAFQGRKNLIWFSGSFPLSILPDGDLQDPFAAMADMGDEFRETTGLLTKAQVAVYPIDARGLQSSPVFNASQNNSKYARNPAAFAKANSDALGKIADEHITMRQMASETGGEAFVNTNGLADAVEKAIENGSSYYTITYTPSNVKADGGFRKIQVTTTGGYELAYRRGYYTDGAPKKDRVQLTTSAATAPAPTPQQMEVRNSMVRGAPTPTQILMKIFVGPLGPPTEATLAEKNVAPPTTKGPYRNYVVNYAALPSDMGFKNVGPGKYEIALQFLTYVYDVNGVLVNSIGNTVQAVVTPANVKAMMETGLQFRQVVSVPAKGDYFLRIGLHDLLVDHVGAIEVPVAAVKNLPVVEIPKPKPAPPTLSDLPK
- the mtnA gene encoding S-methyl-5-thioribose-1-phosphate isomerase, with the translated sequence MIPTLEWLPTGVNFLDQTKLPLEETYVLATDYIQVATVIRDMIVRGAPAIGVSAAMGVAIGILRSGATSFDQLDVEVAEICSHLAGTRPTAVNLFWGIGKIRDLYEQRKAAGDSIAAIKDAVVAEACLMYDEDIAACKQMGKNGAELLPQKGTVLTHCNAGALATCGYGSALGVIRAAIEAGHEIDVFADETRPFLQGARLTAWELMKDNIPTTVLCDNMAAHLMGKGRIQAVIVGADRIAANGDTANKIGTYGVSILAKEHGIPFYVAAPWSTIDQATATGDGIPIEQRSALEVTHSNGKQMTPHGVAIENPAFDVTPAKYITAIITERGVLRAPFSESIKAMGEMPEPARLRAVTV
- a CDS encoding DUF4260 domain-containing protein, whose translation is MLTRPALLIRLEAAAILVVTLVAYHHLQASAGWFRFAILFLTPDLFMLGYLANPRFGSALYNLGHTVWVPLLLALYAWNAEREATLAVALIWISHIAFDRVLGYGLKYPTYFKDTHLQHLNEPIG
- the lptE gene encoding LPS assembly lipoprotein LptE yields the protein MRRLLTPLVLISALLLPLSGCGYHRAGSATHLPANVRTLDVPIFTTHSQAYRTEMTFTQAVIRELDTRTKYRILTTSKDNDADATLTGSILSQTVTPLTYDATSGQTSSYLVTITARVILTARDGTILYRNEALTYREQYQSTQDLTLFVQEDSAAVRRLARDFAQALVGDMLESFQ
- the holA gene encoding DNA polymerase III subunit delta; the encoded protein is MTSPVAAKAAPIKSFAASDRFLAEIVTSALRPGYVLLGDEAFLYQRCRAGVLVALAPPESRDFSLHDLDLAETTIFDALDLARTPSLMAPFQVIFVRGIKALYGRGSKKEEFAAIDSYFRSPNPQAVVIFVADHLRLPTDLRKMDMTDKERYEKIRETLGDWCGLVELARVDGPDAVKWLAQAAEQRNIQFDPDAARELVDALGADMMMVASEFEKLALYVTAPQIESGGTPRITLGNVETMVLAAKQRSLYELTDAISAKDRPKALLLLHGLLNASDGGEDSSIGHLYMLARTFRQMLIIHEKNVRDSRAIWSVLWQGFRMPPFAAEDLIRQARRYKSRSALTRALRLVAKADLELRSSPANKLLVLERLILALASDPPRTYENTHQFAMEL